The following proteins are co-located in the Wenzhouxiangella marina genome:
- a CDS encoding autotransporter outer membrane beta-barrel domain-containing protein, producing the protein MRTRLHWMNWLLFLGLLFLDSPSLAAGNLEGPSGTRVHHGWVSLDGRVQISSGIGPAAELDCEGQPDLAFSFSETASPELLNLDLDGQREGQILLQLTITDTCGSGSASFEYFHDSEVGLPGFGPGISVSPSATQLTLPLEPGASRSLTIQYRMDGDQALSSRWRLIGEQITFVVDQSLGQASRRRALAQVNFRGNVVVPEDFTGRQLRRLIDAGTALNRACRRAQEGTRLFEVCETIRERATSGERQQQAARAFDGNALTGIARLAELGGRIQNRNLSQRLSARRSGSRGFSASGLSLSVNGQHFDTRFLPMSLRNNDSDGGGSRLLGERWGAFINGDIALGKRNDREKEPALDFDSWGVTAGIDYRFDRGAIAGLALGYGRSRSDLDSDGSQVDADQWSVQLFGSLDLADKLYIDGTLGTVRGGFDQTRVVDLSGIGSLTREQASGSTDTREWSASVAINYRWLLDSGWTITPFARFLYADIEVDGFSESGSVFDFSYPDQSFTSEQWSAGLRAQRAFSLERSIVLPFINVHWQYEAGLDGYSVQPSLTGTDILGPTVEVNDPDRDTGRIDVGLSWVLQSGNQFFLHYSGLVFDRDRTENALFIGARREF; encoded by the coding sequence ATGCGAACCCGTCTTCATTGGATGAACTGGCTTCTCTTCCTTGGCCTGCTCTTCCTCGACAGCCCTTCCCTGGCGGCGGGGAATCTCGAAGGACCATCGGGCACGCGGGTTCATCACGGCTGGGTCAGCCTCGACGGGCGAGTCCAGATCAGCTCCGGCATCGGACCGGCCGCCGAACTCGACTGCGAGGGCCAGCCGGACCTGGCCTTCAGCTTCAGCGAGACAGCCAGTCCCGAGCTGCTGAACCTCGACCTGGACGGCCAGCGCGAGGGCCAGATTCTCCTCCAGCTGACCATCACCGACACCTGCGGCAGCGGCTCGGCGAGCTTCGAGTACTTCCATGACTCGGAAGTGGGCCTGCCCGGCTTCGGGCCCGGCATCTCGGTCTCGCCCAGCGCGACCCAGCTCACTCTGCCGCTGGAGCCCGGTGCCAGTCGCAGCCTCACCATCCAGTACCGCATGGACGGCGATCAGGCCCTGTCCAGCCGCTGGCGACTGATCGGCGAGCAGATCACCTTCGTCGTCGACCAGAGCCTCGGCCAGGCCAGCCGTCGGCGGGCCCTCGCCCAGGTCAATTTCCGCGGCAACGTGGTCGTGCCGGAGGACTTCACTGGCCGCCAGCTGCGCCGCCTGATCGACGCGGGCACGGCCCTGAACCGCGCCTGCCGGCGCGCCCAGGAAGGCACCCGCCTGTTCGAGGTCTGCGAGACGATCCGCGAGCGGGCCACGAGCGGCGAACGTCAGCAGCAGGCGGCGCGCGCCTTCGACGGCAACGCCCTGACCGGCATCGCCCGCCTGGCCGAACTGGGCGGCAGGATCCAGAACCGCAACCTCAGCCAGCGCCTGTCCGCACGACGTTCCGGAAGCCGAGGTTTCAGTGCCAGTGGCCTGAGCCTGTCGGTGAACGGCCAGCACTTCGACACCCGCTTTCTGCCCATGAGCCTGCGCAACAACGACTCGGACGGCGGCGGTTCGCGACTCCTCGGCGAGCGCTGGGGCGCCTTCATCAACGGTGACATCGCGCTCGGCAAGCGCAATGATCGGGAGAAGGAGCCGGCCCTGGACTTCGACAGCTGGGGCGTGACGGCAGGGATCGACTATCGTTTCGACCGCGGCGCCATCGCCGGCCTTGCCCTCGGCTACGGTCGTAGCCGCTCGGACCTCGACAGCGACGGCAGCCAGGTCGATGCCGACCAATGGTCCGTGCAGCTGTTCGGCAGCCTCGATCTGGCCGACAAGCTCTACATCGATGGCACCCTGGGCACCGTCCGCGGCGGTTTCGACCAGACCCGAGTCGTCGACCTGTCGGGCATCGGATCCCTGACTCGCGAACAGGCCAGCGGCTCCACCGACACGAGGGAATGGTCGGCCAGCGTGGCGATCAATTACCGCTGGCTACTCGACTCCGGCTGGACCATCACGCCCTTCGCCCGCTTTCTCTACGCCGACATCGAGGTCGATGGCTTCAGCGAATCGGGCAGCGTGTTCGATTTCAGCTACCCGGATCAGAGCTTCACCTCGGAGCAGTGGTCCGCCGGTCTTCGCGCCCAGCGCGCCTTCAGCCTCGAGCGAAGCATCGTCCTGCCCTTCATCAATGTGCACTGGCAATACGAAGCCGGACTGGACGGCTACAGCGTGCAGCCCAGCCTGACCGGAACGGACATTCTGGGCCCGACGGTCGAGGTCAACGACCCGGATCGAGATACGGGCCGGATCGATGTCGGCCTGAGCTGGGTGCTGCAGAGCGGCAACCAGTTCTTCCTGCATTACAGCGGCCTGGTCTTCGATCGTGATCGGACTGAAAACGCGCTGTTCATCGGTGCACGCAGGGAGTTCTGA
- a CDS encoding Lrp/AsnC family transcriptional regulator, giving the protein MQGKAPLDSTDIRILRCLRKNARISNKDLARQVGLAPSSCLERVRRLRLARVLTGYHADVDPNVLGIGLQAMVAVRLSRHVRSDVDAFEAHLARLPEVVTLFHVAGANDYLVHVAVRDSSHLRDLALTAFTERPEVDHIETQLIFHHQRNHELPVYLDLDDDE; this is encoded by the coding sequence ATGCAGGGAAAAGCGCCCCTCGACAGTACGGATATTCGGATTCTTCGCTGTTTGCGGAAGAATGCTCGGATCTCGAACAAGGATCTTGCCCGCCAGGTCGGTCTGGCACCCTCATCCTGCCTCGAGCGGGTGCGACGCCTGCGCCTGGCGAGGGTGCTGACGGGCTACCACGCCGATGTCGATCCGAACGTCCTCGGGATCGGTCTCCAGGCGATGGTGGCCGTGCGCCTGAGCCGGCACGTGCGCAGTGATGTCGACGCCTTCGAGGCGCATCTGGCGAGACTGCCCGAGGTCGTTACCCTGTTCCACGTTGCCGGGGCCAACGACTATCTGGTCCACGTGGCGGTGCGAGACTCTTCGCATCTGCGCGATCTGGCCCTCACGGCCTTCACGGAGCGCCCCGAAGTCGATCACATCGAAACCCAATTGATCTTCCACCACCAGCGCAACCACGAGCTGCCGGTCTATCTGGACCTGGACGACGACGAGTGA
- a CDS encoding trans-sulfuration enzyme family protein, with amino-acid sequence MSTYRFSHTDAVHAGRDDFRSIGAHAPPIDLSSTYPVGDPDTATASLDALCEGQAQAAEPVYARLHNPTVARWEQALARAENAEAAVAFGSGMAALTAALLSLPTDRRHVVAVRPVYGTSDHLLASGLLGQQVSWTTPDRIADQLRADTGLVIIETPANPTLALIDIEAVVRQAGEIPVLVDSTFATPVLQRPLELGAAMVMHSATKFLGGHGDVMAGVIACNEARARGLRQVRIATGALLHPWAAFLLHRSMPTLRLRVERAQATALKLAERLARHPAVAQVHYPGLSGQDPMGLIGRQMDGPGSVLAFEVHGGHESATGLLGTLKLITPAVSLGSVDSLIQHPAGLTHRVMDEDARRQGGISPGLLRLSTGLEEPEDLWADLEAALDRIASRRERAA; translated from the coding sequence ATGAGCACATACCGCTTCAGCCACACCGACGCCGTCCACGCCGGGCGTGACGATTTCCGCTCGATCGGCGCGCACGCACCACCCATCGATCTGAGCTCGACCTACCCGGTCGGCGATCCGGACACCGCCACGGCGAGCCTGGATGCCCTGTGCGAAGGGCAGGCGCAGGCGGCAGAGCCGGTCTATGCACGCCTGCACAACCCCACGGTCGCGCGTTGGGAGCAGGCCCTGGCCCGCGCCGAGAACGCGGAAGCCGCTGTGGCCTTCGGCTCCGGCATGGCCGCACTCACCGCCGCCCTGCTCAGCCTGCCGACCGATCGCCGCCACGTCGTCGCGGTCCGCCCGGTCTACGGCACCAGCGATCACCTGCTCGCCTCCGGCCTGCTCGGCCAGCAGGTCAGTTGGACCACGCCGGATCGCATCGCCGACCAGCTTCGCGCCGACACCGGCCTGGTGATCATCGAGACCCCGGCCAATCCCACCCTCGCCCTCATCGACATCGAGGCCGTGGTCCGGCAGGCCGGCGAGATTCCCGTGCTGGTCGACTCGACCTTCGCCACCCCGGTCCTGCAGCGCCCCCTCGAGCTGGGTGCCGCGATGGTGATGCATAGCGCGACCAAATTCCTCGGCGGACATGGCGACGTGATGGCGGGCGTGATCGCCTGCAACGAAGCCCGGGCCAGGGGCCTGCGGCAGGTCCGCATCGCCACCGGCGCCCTGCTCCATCCCTGGGCGGCCTTCCTGCTCCATCGGTCCATGCCGACCCTGCGCCTGCGGGTCGAACGGGCCCAGGCCACGGCCCTGAAGCTGGCCGAACGCCTGGCTCGCCATCCGGCAGTGGCGCAGGTCCACTATCCCGGCCTGAGCGGTCAGGATCCGATGGGCCTGATCGGCCGTCAGATGGACGGCCCAGGCAGCGTACTGGCCTTCGAAGTGCATGGCGGACACGAGTCGGCCACCGGCCTGCTCGGCACACTGAAGCTGATCACCCCCGCCGTCAGCCTTGGCTCGGTGGATTCCCTGATCCAGCATCCGGCCGGTCTGACGCACCGCGTCATGGATGAGGATGCCCGCCGCCAGGGCGGCATTTCTCCGGGATTGTTGCGTCTGTCCACCGGGCTGGAGGAACCCGAGGATCTCTGGGCCGACCTCGAAGCAGCACTGGACCGCATCGCCAGTCGAAGGGAACGGGCCGCCTGA
- the acnA gene encoding aconitate hydratase AcnA encodes MRNELGCLDQFEANGKTYHFYSLEKLARKHSAVKTLPYSLKILLENQLRHEDGLNVTERDVESLVNWDPKATPDQEISFTPARVVLQDFTGVPAIVDLAAMRDAMKNLGGEASRINPLSPAELVIDHSVQVDNYGRADALDLNNRIEFQRNKERYAFLRWGQGAFDNFKVVPPNTGIVHQVNLEHLSRVVFGEEVDGELLSWPDTVVGTDSHTTMINGLGILGWGVGGIEAEAAMLGQPISMLVPQVIGFKLSGKLKEGTTATDLVLTITDILRDKGVVGKFVEFFGDGLSHLPLADRATIGNMSPEFGSTCAIFPIDAETIRYLKLSGRDEDRLALVEAYARAQGMWREDGDADPVYTDVIELDLGDIVPSLAGPKRPQDRVLLSEADSAFRHEAVKFTTDRDAAHNAEESRLEGEGGGTAVGSRLPPGCAEVNYKDQDFLLKDGAVVIAAITSCTNTSNPAVMLGAGLLARNAREKGLTVKPWVKTSLAPGSKVVTDYLESAGLLDDLEALGFYTVGYGCTTCIGNSGPLPEPIHEGIKERDLVVCSVLSGNRNFEGRIHPDIKMNYLASPPLVVAYAIAGRMDTNLVDEPLGEDPDGNPVYLKDIWPSSIEIQEFIQKNVSSDMFKKSYANVFEGDDRWKSMDTPTGEMFAWNDDSTYVQNPPYFEGMTMDPAPVQDIEGARVLAKLADSVTTDHISPAGSIQPDSPAGQYLQAHGVQPADFNSYGSRRGNHEVMMRGTFANVRIRNQIAPGTEGGFTTYFPEDEVMPIYDAAMKYQADGTPLVVIAGKEYGSGSSRDWAAKGTRLLGIKGVICESFERIHRSNLVGMGVLPLNFLEGDTPDSLGLDGTETYSITGLGDGTARQVDVTATRSNGETVSFKARVRLDTPKEVEYYRHGGILHYVLRQMAGGDPGKAQKAA; translated from the coding sequence ATGCGCAACGAGCTCGGCTGCCTTGACCAATTCGAGGCCAACGGCAAGACCTACCACTTCTACAGCCTGGAGAAACTGGCCCGGAAGCATTCAGCGGTCAAGACCCTGCCGTATTCGCTGAAGATCCTGCTGGAGAACCAGCTCCGGCACGAGGACGGTCTCAACGTCACCGAGCGCGACGTCGAGTCCCTGGTCAACTGGGACCCGAAGGCCACGCCCGACCAGGAAATCTCCTTCACCCCGGCGCGCGTCGTCCTGCAGGACTTCACCGGCGTGCCGGCGATCGTCGACCTGGCCGCCATGCGCGACGCCATGAAGAATCTGGGTGGTGAGGCCAGCCGCATCAACCCGCTCTCTCCCGCCGAACTGGTCATCGACCACTCGGTGCAGGTCGACAACTACGGCCGCGCCGACGCGCTGGACCTGAACAATCGCATCGAATTCCAGCGCAACAAGGAACGCTATGCCTTCCTGCGCTGGGGCCAGGGCGCCTTCGACAACTTCAAGGTCGTGCCGCCGAACACGGGGATCGTCCACCAGGTCAACCTGGAACACCTCTCGCGCGTGGTCTTCGGCGAGGAAGTCGACGGCGAACTGCTGAGCTGGCCCGACACGGTGGTCGGCACCGACTCCCACACCACCATGATCAACGGCCTGGGCATCCTCGGCTGGGGCGTCGGCGGCATCGAGGCCGAGGCCGCGATGCTGGGCCAGCCGATCTCGATGCTGGTTCCGCAGGTCATCGGCTTCAAGTTGAGCGGCAAGCTGAAGGAAGGCACGACGGCGACCGACCTGGTGCTGACCATCACCGACATCCTTCGCGACAAGGGCGTGGTCGGCAAGTTCGTCGAGTTCTTCGGCGACGGCCTGAGCCACCTGCCCCTGGCCGATCGCGCCACGATCGGCAACATGTCGCCGGAATTCGGCTCGACCTGTGCGATCTTCCCGATCGACGCCGAGACCATCCGCTATCTGAAGCTGTCCGGCCGTGACGAGGACCGTCTGGCACTGGTCGAGGCCTACGCCCGCGCCCAGGGCATGTGGCGCGAAGACGGCGACGCCGACCCGGTCTACACCGACGTCATCGAGCTCGATCTGGGCGACATCGTGCCCAGCCTGGCTGGCCCGAAGCGTCCGCAGGACCGCGTCCTGCTCAGCGAAGCCGATTCGGCCTTCAGGCACGAAGCCGTCAAGTTCACCACCGACCGCGACGCGGCGCACAATGCCGAGGAGTCCCGCCTGGAAGGCGAAGGTGGCGGCACGGCCGTCGGCAGCCGCCTGCCGCCGGGCTGCGCCGAGGTCAACTACAAGGACCAGGACTTCCTGCTCAAGGACGGGGCCGTGGTGATCGCCGCGATCACCTCCTGCACCAACACCTCCAACCCGGCGGTCATGCTGGGCGCCGGCCTGCTGGCCCGCAACGCGCGCGAGAAGGGCCTGACGGTCAAGCCCTGGGTGAAGACCTCGCTGGCCCCGGGTTCGAAGGTCGTCACCGACTACCTGGAATCGGCCGGCCTGCTCGACGATCTGGAAGCCCTGGGCTTCTACACCGTCGGCTACGGCTGCACGACCTGCATCGGCAACTCCGGCCCGCTGCCCGAGCCGATCCACGAAGGCATCAAGGAGCGCGACCTGGTGGTCTGCTCGGTACTCTCGGGCAACCGCAACTTCGAAGGCCGCATCCACCCGGACATCAAGATGAACTACCTGGCCTCGCCGCCGCTGGTCGTGGCCTACGCCATCGCCGGGCGGATGGACACCAACCTGGTCGACGAACCGCTGGGTGAAGACCCGGACGGGAATCCGGTGTACCTCAAGGACATCTGGCCGTCCTCGATCGAGATCCAGGAGTTCATCCAGAAGAACGTCTCTTCGGACATGTTCAAGAAGTCCTACGCCAACGTCTTCGAAGGCGACGATCGCTGGAAGAGCATGGACACGCCGACCGGCGAGATGTTCGCCTGGAACGACGATTCCACCTACGTCCAGAACCCGCCCTACTTCGAGGGCATGACCATGGATCCGGCCCCGGTGCAGGACATCGAAGGCGCGCGCGTGCTCGCCAAGCTGGCCGACTCGGTCACCACCGACCACATCTCACCGGCCGGCTCCATCCAGCCGGATTCCCCGGCGGGTCAGTACCTGCAGGCGCATGGCGTGCAGCCGGCCGATTTCAACTCCTACGGCTCCCGTCGCGGCAACCACGAAGTGATGATGCGCGGCACCTTCGCCAACGTGCGCATTCGCAACCAGATCGCTCCGGGCACGGAAGGTGGCTTCACCACCTACTTCCCCGAAGACGAAGTGATGCCGATCTACGATGCGGCCATGAAGTACCAGGCCGACGGCACGCCGCTGGTGGTGATCGCCGGCAAGGAATACGGGTCCGGTTCCTCGCGTGACTGGGCGGCCAAGGGCACCCGTCTGCTGGGCATCAAGGGTGTGATCTGCGAAAGCTTCGAGCGCATCCACCGCTCCAACCTGGTCGGCATGGGCGTGCTACCGCTGAACTTCCTGGAAGGCGACACCCCGGACAGCCTGGGCCTGGACGGCACCGAGACCTACTCGATCACCGGTCTCGGCGACGGCACGGCCAGGCAGGTCGACGTCACGGCCACCCGTTCCAACGGCGAGACGGTGAGCTTCAAGGCGCGCGTGCGCCTGGACACGCCGAAGGAAGTCGAGTACTACCGTCATGGCGGCATCCTGCACTACGTGCTTCGCCAGATGGCCGGTGGGGATCCGGGCAAGGCCCAGAAGGCGGCCTGA
- a CDS encoding alpha/beta hydrolase family protein translates to MSLRSKLIALGLMIVLSGSLIADTIPTRAFFDSAKVTNMKIAPDGEHVAFTYEEGSEVRLAVLNLDSSQITASFEFGDNQHVFNFWWGNNERVLMSVGEVTGNLDNLGRPAHLYAADVDGRRRQQIFEMVSSSYQILHTLPDDREHVLIARRHWGDGGSPKANLLDIYNGEMRYLPDQPMSNDIVAIIPDNSGEIRLAAEVIQGDTFDDRQLNLFIKHAENDWRRLRLESVRQPVSINLIGFSADNEQAYFLSNHDMAANDRLGVFRYDFGSNEIELLHRDARVNVSGTITGHDGEVLGVTADFGPRSYTFFGDLAETHRDAILLQRLVLSFPEQNVALTSFTQDGRLAVAWVWGDRNPGEFFLFDTESLQARFLAARLPELPKDALVPMEPVTIEARDGLSLNALLTRPADQRENLPLIVNVHGGPFGIYDRWGYQPEAQYFAQHGYATLQVNYRGSGNRGDDFQNAGRREWGGKMQDDVTDATRWAIEQGIADPDRICIYGGSYGGYATLMGVVKEPELYACGVGYVGVYDLVWFREGDGNDWSRQQGRGSRQARERWFDAWVGPDPDALEPYSPVHNVDRIEAELFIVHGGSDVRVVVGHAERLRDALDEIGKSYEWLIKEEEGHGFYNVDNRVELYERMLSFFNRHIGEPSAEVASN, encoded by the coding sequence ATGAGCCTCCGCTCCAAACTCATTGCGCTCGGACTGATGATCGTGCTCTCGGGCTCGCTCATCGCAGACACCATCCCGACCCGCGCCTTCTTCGATAGCGCCAAGGTCACCAACATGAAGATCGCGCCTGACGGCGAGCACGTGGCCTTTACCTACGAGGAAGGCAGCGAAGTCAGACTGGCCGTCTTGAATCTCGACAGCAGCCAGATCACCGCCTCCTTCGAATTCGGAGACAACCAGCACGTCTTCAACTTCTGGTGGGGCAATAACGAACGCGTACTGATGTCGGTCGGCGAAGTCACCGGCAACCTCGACAATCTCGGCCGGCCGGCGCACCTGTACGCCGCCGACGTCGATGGCCGCCGCCGCCAGCAGATCTTCGAGATGGTGAGCTCGAGCTACCAGATCCTGCACACTCTGCCCGATGATCGCGAACACGTGTTGATCGCTCGTCGACACTGGGGTGATGGCGGAAGCCCGAAGGCCAACCTGCTCGACATCTACAACGGCGAAATGCGCTACCTGCCGGATCAACCGATGAGCAACGATATCGTGGCCATCATTCCGGACAACAGCGGGGAAATCCGACTGGCCGCCGAAGTCATCCAGGGCGACACTTTCGATGACCGGCAGCTCAACCTGTTCATCAAGCACGCGGAGAACGACTGGCGTCGTCTTCGCCTCGAGTCAGTGCGTCAGCCGGTCAGCATCAACCTCATTGGCTTCTCGGCAGACAACGAACAAGCCTATTTCCTGTCCAACCACGACATGGCCGCCAACGATCGTCTTGGCGTGTTCCGCTATGACTTCGGCAGCAACGAGATCGAACTGCTGCACCGTGACGCCAGAGTCAATGTCAGCGGCACCATCACCGGACACGACGGTGAAGTGCTTGGCGTCACGGCCGATTTCGGCCCTCGCAGCTACACCTTCTTCGGCGACCTGGCCGAGACCCACCGTGACGCCATCCTGCTGCAGCGGCTGGTGCTGTCCTTCCCGGAACAGAACGTCGCCCTGACCTCCTTCACGCAGGATGGCCGCCTGGCCGTCGCCTGGGTCTGGGGCGATCGCAACCCCGGCGAGTTCTTCCTCTTCGACACCGAGTCCCTGCAGGCGCGTTTCCTCGCCGCACGCCTGCCGGAGCTGCCCAAGGATGCACTGGTCCCGATGGAGCCCGTCACCATCGAAGCGCGTGATGGCCTGAGCCTGAATGCTCTGTTGACCCGCCCCGCCGACCAGCGGGAGAATCTGCCCTTGATCGTCAACGTGCACGGCGGGCCGTTCGGGATCTACGACCGCTGGGGCTATCAGCCGGAAGCCCAGTACTTTGCCCAGCACGGCTATGCCACCCTGCAGGTCAACTACCGTGGCTCCGGCAACCGTGGCGATGACTTCCAGAACGCCGGCCGCCGCGAATGGGGCGGCAAGATGCAGGACGACGTCACCGACGCCACCCGCTGGGCGATCGAACAGGGCATCGCCGACCCGGATCGGATCTGTATCTACGGCGGCAGCTATGGCGGCTATGCGACCCTGATGGGCGTGGTGAAGGAGCCCGAGCTCTACGCCTGCGGCGTGGGGTACGTGGGCGTCTACGATCTGGTCTGGTTCCGCGAGGGTGACGGCAACGACTGGTCACGCCAGCAGGGCCGCGGCTCGCGTCAGGCGCGCGAGCGCTGGTTCGATGCATGGGTCGGGCCCGATCCGGACGCCCTGGAACCCTACTCTCCCGTCCACAACGTCGATCGCATCGAGGCCGAGCTGTTCATCGTCCACGGCGGCAGCGACGTTCGCGTCGTCGTCGGCCACGCCGAGCGCCTTCGCGATGCGCTGGACGAGATCGGCAAGTCCTACGAGTGGCTGATCAAGGAGGAAGAAGGTCACGGCTTCTACAACGTCGACAACCGAGTCGAGTTGTACGAGCGCATGCTCAGCTTCTTCAACCGCCACATCGGCGAGCCTTCGGCCGAGGTCGCCTCGAACTGA